Proteins encoded together in one Formosa sp. Hel3_A1_48 window:
- the rbfA gene encoding 30S ribosome-binding factor RbfA — translation MESQRQKKIASVLQRDLVEVLQGAAREGGMQGVIISVTQVKVTVDLSIAKVYLSIFPIKQAKVLIEGISSNAPIIKHELAQRTKHQLRRMPELLFFIDDSLEYIDQIDRSLKGTENPILNDDLLQKRKKA, via the coding sequence ATGGAAAGTCAAAGACAAAAGAAAATAGCCTCGGTTTTACAGCGGGATTTAGTTGAAGTCCTTCAAGGCGCCGCTAGAGAAGGGGGCATGCAAGGGGTTATTATTTCAGTAACTCAAGTCAAAGTCACTGTAGACTTGTCTATTGCTAAGGTATACTTAAGTATTTTTCCGATCAAGCAGGCCAAAGTACTGATTGAAGGTATTTCTTCAAATGCACCCATCATCAAACACGAATTGGCACAACGTACCAAACATCAGCTTCGAAGGATGCCTGAATTGTTGTTTTTTATCGACGATTCTTTGGAATATATTGATCAAATCGATCGATCTCTAAAAGGGACAGAAAACCCTATTCTTAACGATGACCTTCTACAAAAAAGAAAAAAAGCATAG
- the dusB gene encoding tRNA dihydrouridine synthase DusB, with amino-acid sequence MVKIGAIELPEFPLLLAPMEDVSDPPFRALCKEQGADVVYTEFISSEGLIRDAAKSTMKLDIYEKERPVGIQIFGANLDSMLRAVEIVEKSNPDIIDINFGCPVKKVVSKGAGAGILKDICLMEKLTAEMVKRTHLPVTVKTRLGWDHDSIRIVEVAERLQDVGIKALSIHGRTRAQMYKGNADWVPIAAVKNNPRMHIPIFGNGDVNSPERAMEMRDSYGLDGAMIGRACIGNPWFFKQVKHYFETGTHLEPISMSERVEAARRHLKMAIDWKGEVLGVLETRRHYTNYFKGIPNFKPYRTKMVTSDHSQDVFKAFDEVEAKFAAHQFA; translated from the coding sequence ATGGTAAAAATTGGAGCTATAGAATTGCCTGAATTCCCATTGCTGTTGGCGCCGATGGAAGATGTTAGTGATCCGCCTTTTCGGGCGCTATGCAAAGAACAAGGTGCCGATGTGGTCTACACCGAATTCATATCTAGTGAAGGTCTGATTCGAGACGCTGCCAAAAGCACAATGAAACTCGATATTTATGAAAAAGAACGCCCTGTAGGTATACAAATTTTTGGGGCCAATCTAGACAGCATGCTTCGCGCAGTTGAAATTGTAGAGAAATCAAATCCAGATATAATTGACATCAACTTTGGCTGCCCTGTTAAAAAAGTGGTCAGTAAAGGAGCTGGGGCAGGAATATTAAAAGATATCTGCTTAATGGAAAAGCTAACTGCCGAAATGGTTAAGCGCACCCATTTACCTGTGACCGTTAAAACCCGCTTGGGCTGGGACCACGACTCAATTCGTATTGTAGAGGTTGCGGAAAGACTTCAGGACGTTGGCATAAAAGCGCTGTCTATTCACGGAAGAACTCGAGCTCAAATGTACAAAGGTAATGCGGATTGGGTTCCTATTGCTGCGGTAAAAAACAATCCTAGAATGCATATCCCCATTTTTGGAAATGGAGATGTCAACTCTCCAGAACGGGCCATGGAAATGCGCGATTCTTATGGTTTAGACGGTGCCATGATTGGTCGAGCTTGTATTGGAAACCCTTGGTTTTTTAAGCAGGTTAAACATTACTTTGAGACGGGAACGCATCTAGAACCTATAAGTATGTCCGAACGTGTAGAGGCCGCAAGACGGCATTTGAAAATGGCTATTGATTGGAAAGGGGAAGTTTTGGGTGTGCTCGAAACAAGAAGGCATTATACCAACTATTTTAAAGGAATCCCTAATTTTAAACCATACAGAACAAAGATGGTGACCAGCGACCACAGCCAAGATGTATTCAAAGCCTTTGATGAAGTCGAAGCCAAATTTGCTGCCCATCAATTTGCTTGA
- a CDS encoding site-specific integrase, whose amino-acid sequence MPNYSLSYPKVRKDSYDNYFIDFNLNYKRYRLFNGKRINSSLAPNSYPTKLRRSKAVLLADEVYRYLVSNNYSFTKPLTTIVLFDSLIEAKLKEPLSVSYIKTLTLLSCCLREELIYKGSISIRFLHSIPLKYANNTSYNTARRHLNVLVNYLADNGFTIERMTLKTRKQTETLHKPISDVKGLLDEVYKFNKNLHLCCLLTYCCLLRPHQEIRRLKWGDFNTDLSLIRLSGDKVKSKRNRLVPVPHIVRSYLRKSDENYNIFTGTEKPYNSGYFKTLFKRFKRSNKSVDDSITLYSFRHSGAIEIFKRTGSITKLQKAMGHSSINVSLTYLRGLEIAELKEEDMPMV is encoded by the coding sequence ATGCCAAATTATAGTCTATCTTACCCTAAAGTACGTAAAGACTCCTACGATAATTACTTTATAGATTTCAATCTAAATTATAAGCGTTATCGGTTGTTTAATGGTAAGCGTATTAATTCGTCTCTCGCTCCTAATTCCTATCCCACTAAACTAAGACGTAGTAAAGCTGTTCTATTAGCTGATGAGGTCTATCGTTATTTAGTCTCTAATAATTACTCATTTACTAAACCCTTAACGACTATTGTGCTGTTTGATAGTCTCATAGAAGCCAAACTAAAAGAGCCTCTGTCGGTATCCTATATAAAGACGCTTACTTTACTGTCTTGTTGTTTAAGAGAAGAGTTAATTTATAAGGGTTCTATTTCTATTCGCTTCTTGCACAGTATACCTTTAAAGTATGCTAATAACACCTCTTACAATACAGCTAGAAGACACTTAAACGTACTGGTTAATTACTTGGCTGATAATGGTTTTACTATAGAGCGGATGACTTTAAAGACTCGTAAACAGACTGAAACACTACATAAGCCTATTAGCGATGTAAAAGGTCTATTAGATGAGGTATATAAGTTTAATAAGAACTTGCATCTGTGCTGTCTACTAACGTACTGCTGTTTACTAAGACCTCATCAAGAGATTAGACGCTTAAAGTGGGGTGATTTTAATACGGATTTATCACTTATTAGACTCTCTGGAGATAAAGTAAAATCTAAGCGCAATAGACTCGTACCAGTACCTCATATAGTACGCTCATATCTTAGAAAATCAGACGAGAACTACAATATCTTTACTGGTACTGAAAAGCCCTATAACAGTGGTTATTTTAAGACCCTTTTTAAGCGATTTAAGCGCAGCAATAAATCAGTTGACGACAGTATAACACTCTACTCATTTAGACACTCAGGGGCTATAGAAATATTCAAGCGTACAGGTTCTATTACAAAGCTACAGAAAGCTATGGGACATTCATCTATAAACGTAAGTTTAACCTACCTGAGAGGTTTAGAAATAGCTGAACTAAAAGAAGAAGATATGCCTATGGTTTAG
- the mce gene encoding methylmalonyl-CoA epimerase — translation MKKIEHIGIAVKDLRKSNRLYAKLLGVEHYKIECVKSEGVNTSFFKVGENKIELLQATSPDSPIAKFIEKRGEGVHHIAFAVDDIGAEIERLKTEGFELIHHKAKPGADGKLIAFLHPKSSGGVLIELCQDMDNKE, via the coding sequence ATGAAAAAAATTGAACACATCGGTATTGCCGTGAAAGATCTTAGGAAATCTAATCGGCTTTATGCAAAATTGCTGGGGGTTGAGCACTACAAAATTGAGTGTGTAAAATCCGAAGGTGTCAATACCTCCTTTTTTAAAGTCGGCGAGAATAAGATTGAATTGCTGCAGGCGACCAGCCCAGATAGCCCAATTGCAAAATTTATTGAAAAAAGAGGAGAGGGCGTACATCATATTGCTTTTGCAGTAGATGATATTGGCGCTGAAATCGAGCGATTGAAAACAGAAGGATTTGAGCTGATTCACCACAAAGCTAAGCCTGGTGCTGATGGTAAGTTAATTGCATTTTTACACCCAAAATCATCTGGTGGAGTACTTATAGAACTGTGTCAAGATATGGATAATAAAGAATAA
- a CDS encoding peptidogalycan biosysnthesis protein: protein MKTSFFTSIDQLDDSFLEKINPNASVYFSRHLLYGFETSNTAVDVRYVCISKNNNPQALALVQIVDLSVDVILKNIKVSERFRQILNLFFCKDHIKIMFCGNVFLSGEHGISFAPSCDRKLIAAEIGTALDEIAKSVRPLHAIFIKDFQTSALEYTSSFEHFGFTNIKVEPNMIITLKQDWTTFDEYKAALKSKYRVKANKADAKSERLELRAFSQNDIEIYKDELQNLYQNTIDNANFNAQVLDLNTYIKLKNTYKDDFIVQGYFLNDKIVGFLSALVNKKDLDAHFIGLEYDLNKTYAIYPRILNDYIRLGLEKNVESINLGRTASEIKTTIGAEPLELSCYIKHKNKFINRLIQPFFRRIQIKSFKQHSPFK from the coding sequence TTGAAGACCTCCTTTTTTACATCCATAGACCAGCTAGACGATAGCTTTTTAGAGAAAATCAATCCCAATGCTAGTGTATATTTTTCACGCCACTTGCTTTATGGATTTGAGACTTCAAATACAGCTGTTGATGTGCGTTATGTCTGTATCTCAAAAAACAATAACCCTCAGGCACTCGCCTTAGTACAAATCGTTGATTTGAGCGTTGACGTAATTCTGAAAAACATTAAAGTCTCTGAGCGCTTTAGACAAATATTAAATCTATTTTTCTGCAAAGACCATATAAAAATCATGTTCTGCGGGAATGTGTTTTTAAGTGGTGAACACGGCATTAGTTTTGCTCCAAGTTGCGATCGAAAATTAATAGCTGCTGAAATTGGAACAGCTTTAGACGAAATTGCCAAATCAGTTCGGCCGCTGCATGCTATTTTTATCAAAGATTTTCAAACCTCAGCCTTGGAATACACCTCGTCATTTGAACATTTTGGCTTCACCAATATAAAAGTAGAGCCAAATATGATAATTACACTAAAGCAAGATTGGACAACTTTTGATGAATACAAGGCGGCGCTAAAATCTAAATATAGAGTAAAAGCCAATAAAGCAGACGCAAAAAGCGAGCGCTTAGAACTGCGTGCTTTTTCTCAAAATGACATAGAAATTTACAAAGATGAGCTTCAAAATTTGTATCAAAATACCATTGATAACGCGAACTTCAACGCACAAGTTTTAGACCTAAATACTTATATAAAGCTAAAAAACACTTACAAAGATGATTTTATTGTTCAGGGCTATTTTTTGAACGATAAAATCGTTGGTTTCCTATCCGCTTTAGTAAACAAAAAAGATCTTGATGCGCATTTTATCGGATTAGAATATGATTTAAACAAAACCTACGCAATTTATCCCAGGATCCTCAACGATTATATCCGCCTTGGACTAGAGAAAAACGTAGAAAGCATCAACTTGGGGCGAACTGCGTCTGAAATAAAAACAACTATTGGTGCAGAGCCCTTGGAGTTAAGCTGTTACATAAAGCATAAAAACAAATTCATTAATAGATTGATTCAGCCCTTTTTCAGAAGAATTCAAATCAAAAGCTTCAAACAACACAGCCCATTTAAATAG
- the gmk gene encoding guanylate kinase: MFNGKLIVFSAPSGSGKTTIVKHLLKQEALNLAFSISATSREKRGDEIEGKDYYFLSTENFKKHIKRSDFLEWEEVYRDNFYGTLKKEVERIWAMGKHVIFDIDVSGGLRIKKKFPEKTLAVFVKPPSIDELKIRLKKRKTESEDKINMRISKASAELATAPLFDCIIENEILDNAKKEAYSTVLKFIES; this comes from the coding sequence ATGTTCAACGGTAAACTCATTGTATTTTCAGCTCCTTCAGGCTCTGGAAAAACTACTATTGTCAAACACCTCTTGAAACAAGAAGCGTTAAACCTCGCCTTTTCTATTTCGGCAACTTCGCGGGAAAAGAGAGGAGATGAAATTGAGGGGAAAGACTACTATTTTTTATCCACTGAGAACTTTAAAAAACACATCAAAAGAAGCGACTTTTTGGAGTGGGAAGAAGTTTATCGTGACAATTTTTATGGCACACTAAAAAAAGAAGTTGAGCGAATATGGGCCATGGGCAAACATGTTATTTTTGATATTGATGTTTCTGGCGGATTGCGCATCAAAAAGAAATTCCCAGAAAAAACACTTGCGGTATTTGTAAAACCCCCAAGCATAGATGAGCTCAAAATAAGATTGAAAAAACGTAAAACAGAATCTGAAGATAAAATCAATATGCGGATTTCAAAAGCTTCTGCAGAGCTTGCTACCGCTCCTCTTTTTGATTGCATCATTGAAAATGAAATTCTAGATAACGCTAAAAAAGAAGCGTATTCAACGGTTTTAAAATTTATCGAATCTTAG
- a CDS encoding T9SS type A sorting domain-containing protein, with protein MNNLLFVFLTGTLISFGQTLSVGPNSSININSSSSLSVDGLELAPNEAYTISGPNTIDRSNGPIVVGDNTSINRVYELSAELSNYSGILNFKYLESELNSILEADLVLEVLNTNGVWTSVPASIDEANNTLSYDFTELVGFTSVTASDVSATLTVKPVLLDGYVRVYPNPTTDFLHIVSNTAQKATLFNTAGQKILETNNATALDVIDLPSGVYLLNLTNGQNQISTFKIIKK; from the coding sequence ATGAATAACCTTTTGTTTGTTTTTTTGACTGGCACTTTAATAAGTTTTGGTCAAACTCTCTCCGTAGGGCCTAATAGTTCAATAAATATTAATTCCAGTAGCTCTCTTTCAGTTGATGGCTTAGAACTTGCGCCTAACGAAGCTTATACTATTTCAGGACCCAACACTATAGACCGTTCTAATGGACCTATTGTTGTGGGCGATAATACAAGTATTAATAGAGTCTACGAATTATCTGCTGAATTGTCTAACTATTCTGGAATACTCAACTTTAAATACTTGGAAAGCGAACTTAATAGCATATTGGAAGCCGATTTGGTATTAGAGGTCCTAAATACAAACGGAGTTTGGACGTCTGTTCCAGCGAGTATTGATGAAGCCAATAATACCCTAAGTTATGATTTCACGGAACTTGTTGGGTTTACTTCAGTCACAGCCAGTGATGTGTCGGCAACGCTAACCGTTAAGCCAGTCTTATTAGACGGCTATGTACGTGTGTATCCAAACCCTACAACAGACTTTTTACATATTGTATCCAACACAGCCCAAAAAGCCACACTATTTAACACAGCAGGCCAAAAAATATTAGAAACTAATAACGCTACAGCGTTAGATGTCATAGACCTACCTTCAGGGGTTTACTTATTAAACTTAACAAACGGTCAAAACCAAATTTCAACTTTTAAAATAATAAAGAAGTAA
- a CDS encoding ABC transporter permease, whose translation MNFSLYIAKRYLFTKSKNKAINYITLVAGLGIILGTAALFIVLSGFDGLKAFSLEFTSFTDPDFKVLPSQSKNISLSSTQRKMLSEIEGIASFSTVVEEKVLLSCEEKYLAIDLKGVDKHYPQKTIDSILTYGDWISQDLQQIVAGWGVSNTLGFGVYDLTKIIRIYAPKPGTGQITSVKGAFKSMKVANVGLFQINESINSSRVYTSLQNAQYLLGLKPDKISAIEIISVPGVDETKIRLALSKIFDDEIVIKSRVQLNAALYKMLNAEHLAVYLIFTLILIIALFNIVGSIIMMILHKKDDLKTLYSIGTTKQEIQNIFFIQGGLMTIIGGLIGLFLGAIIIGLQLCFDLLMITPSLAYPVVLKGSNFTIAFSTILILGLIASRLASWNLKKLQFTDQAN comes from the coding sequence TTGAATTTTTCGCTCTACATAGCCAAGCGATATTTGTTTACAAAAAGTAAAAACAAAGCGATTAATTACATTACTCTGGTTGCTGGATTGGGTATAATTTTAGGAACCGCAGCTCTATTCATAGTCCTTTCGGGCTTCGATGGGCTCAAGGCATTTAGCTTAGAGTTTACATCTTTTACAGACCCTGATTTTAAGGTCTTGCCAAGCCAATCTAAAAATATTAGTTTGTCTTCAACTCAGCGCAAGATGCTCAGCGAAATAGAAGGGATTGCCTCATTTTCTACAGTTGTTGAAGAAAAAGTTTTATTGAGTTGTGAGGAGAAGTATTTAGCTATTGATTTAAAAGGCGTAGACAAACACTACCCTCAGAAAACCATAGACTCTATTTTGACTTACGGCGATTGGATTTCACAAGATCTTCAACAGATCGTTGCGGGTTGGGGTGTCAGCAACACTCTAGGGTTTGGTGTATACGACCTTACTAAAATTATACGCATTTACGCACCCAAACCAGGCACCGGACAAATTACTTCTGTCAAAGGGGCATTTAAAAGCATGAAAGTGGCTAATGTTGGGCTTTTTCAAATCAATGAGTCAATTAACAGTTCTCGAGTCTATACTTCACTTCAAAATGCTCAATATTTGCTTGGTCTTAAGCCAGACAAAATAAGTGCGATCGAAATAATAAGTGTACCAGGTGTAGATGAAACCAAAATAAGATTAGCTCTTTCAAAGATTTTTGATGATGAAATTGTCATAAAAAGTAGAGTACAGCTCAATGCCGCTTTATACAAAATGCTCAATGCTGAACACCTTGCGGTTTATCTTATTTTTACGTTAATATTAATTATAGCATTATTTAACATTGTTGGATCAATCATCATGATGATTCTGCATAAAAAAGACGATTTAAAGACTTTATATAGCATTGGTACCACCAAACAAGAAATTCAAAATATTTTTTTTATACAGGGGGGGTTAATGACTATTATCGGGGGATTGATCGGTCTTTTTTTAGGCGCTATAATTATCGGTCTTCAGTTGTGTTTTGATTTGCTTATGATTACACCAAGCTTGGCTTACCCCGTTGTGCTAAAGGGGAGTAATTTTACAATCGCTTTTTCAACAATTCTTATCTTAGGGCTTATTGCTTCAAGATTAGCATCTTGGAACTTAAAGAAACTTCAGTTTACAGATCAAGCAAATTGA
- a CDS encoding YicC/YloC family endoribonuclease encodes MIHSMTGYGKSVLELPTKTIRLELKSLNSKSLDLNMRMPSMYRAKELELRKLIGLQLGRGKVDFSLYVEFNKGEAPAKINVEVVKSYMGQLQGISSAAPLELLKMAVKMPDALTTEREDIDPKEWKLISSELSVVLDRVEEYRKDEGAVLKTDFLKRISNIDALLKTIIDIDPERIEHVRVRLNKGVADLKEKVDQNRFEQELIYYIEKLDITEEKIRLKNHLDYFNKTLKSDDSNGKKLGFISQEIGREINTIGSKANFAPMQKLVVQMKDELEKIKEQLLNVL; translated from the coding sequence ATGATACACTCGATGACTGGATATGGTAAATCTGTACTAGAATTGCCCACAAAGACCATTCGCTTAGAATTGAAATCGCTCAACAGTAAATCATTGGATTTGAATATGCGCATGCCCTCCATGTATCGCGCAAAAGAATTAGAACTTCGTAAACTTATTGGGCTGCAATTGGGGCGTGGCAAAGTTGATTTTAGCCTTTATGTTGAATTTAATAAAGGAGAGGCTCCCGCAAAAATTAATGTTGAAGTAGTAAAAAGTTATATGGGTCAACTTCAAGGCATATCATCTGCAGCGCCTTTAGAGTTATTAAAAATGGCCGTTAAAATGCCCGACGCTTTAACCACAGAGCGAGAAGATATTGACCCGAAAGAATGGAAGCTTATATCTAGCGAATTAAGTGTCGTTTTGGACCGTGTTGAAGAATACCGAAAAGATGAAGGGGCTGTGCTTAAAACCGACTTTCTCAAACGAATATCTAATATTGATGCTCTTTTAAAAACCATCATTGATATCGACCCTGAGCGTATAGAACATGTGCGCGTTCGCCTCAACAAAGGAGTCGCAGACTTAAAAGAAAAGGTTGATCAAAATCGATTTGAGCAAGAACTTATTTATTATATAGAAAAGCTAGACATAACGGAAGAAAAAATCCGTTTGAAAAACCATTTAGATTATTTTAATAAAACATTAAAATCTGATGATTCTAATGGGAAAAAGCTGGGGTTTATCAGTCAAGAAATTGGTAGAGAAATCAATACTATTGGCTCAAAAGCCAACTTTGCTCCTATGCAAAAACTCGTCGTACAAATGAAAGACGAACTTGAAAAAATAAAAGAACAATTGCTCAACGTACTATAA
- a CDS encoding DUF1566 domain-containing protein yields MKKITLIALMLFTALGYAQVGINTNNPDASSALEIESTTGGILIPRLTETQRDAISAPATGLMIYQTDQTAGFYFYDGNVWTKIDGVAGPAGAAGVDGDDGATGPAGAAGPTGPAGPVGPAGPTGPAGPAGADGTSYTQPTYNIGDIVNGGVVFWLDSTGQHGLVAAFSDVATSVEWGCYGTDLPNVLNRPYNGGNPSGLGAEIGDGFNNTNDILQDCPTAPAALAARSLGAQWFLPSAKELNQMYINKTTLEGVSGFNGFSFVYWSSTELDANIAWKQYFVSGNQYNTNKYSTNFVRAVRAF; encoded by the coding sequence ATGAAAAAAATTACATTAATAGCACTTATGTTGTTCACAGCATTGGGTTACGCACAAGTAGGTATCAACACAAATAACCCAGATGCCTCTTCAGCATTAGAGATTGAATCCACTACAGGTGGAATTTTAATACCAAGACTCACAGAGACGCAGCGCGATGCGATATCTGCACCTGCTACAGGTTTAATGATTTATCAAACAGACCAAACGGCTGGTTTTTATTTTTATGATGGAAATGTTTGGACTAAAATCGATGGAGTAGCTGGCCCAGCAGGAGCAGCAGGAGTAGATGGAGATGACGGAGCAACAGGCCCAGCAGGAGCAGCAGGACCAACAGGCCCAGCAGGACCTGTAGGCCCAGCAGGACCAACAGGTCCAGCAGGACCAGCAGGAGCAGATGGTACCTCTTACACACAGCCCACTTATAATATTGGAGATATTGTTAATGGCGGTGTAGTTTTTTGGTTAGATAGCACGGGTCAACACGGTTTGGTTGCGGCATTTTCAGATGTAGCAACTTCTGTAGAATGGGGTTGTTATGGTACAGATTTACCAAACGTACTGAATCGCCCTTATAATGGAGGTAATCCTTCGGGTTTAGGTGCTGAAATAGGAGATGGTTTTAATAACACTAATGATATACTTCAAGATTGCCCTACTGCTCCCGCTGCTTTAGCGGCAAGGTCTTTAGGAGCACAATGGTTTTTACCAAGTGCAAAGGAGTTAAACCAAATGTATATCAATAAAACAACTTTAGAGGGGGTCTCTGGGTTTAATGGATTTAGTTTTGTCTACTGGAGTTCTACGGAGCTCGATGCCAATATCGCGTGGAAACAGTATTTCGTCAGTGGTAATCAGTACAACACCAATAAGTACTCCACAAACTTTGTGCGTGCTGTTCGGGCTTTTTAG
- the nadD gene encoding nicotinate (nicotinamide) nucleotide adenylyltransferase, translating to MKVGLYFGTFNPIHVGHLIIANHFAEHSDLEEIWCVVTPQNPFKTKQSVLDNHQRLEMVYLATKEYPKIKPSDIEFQLPQPNYTVHSLAYLEEKYPKHEFALIMGEDNLASLPKWKNAEVLLDRYPIYVYPRKIEQSYAAVDSKGTIIKVDAPIIEISSSFIRKSIKSAKNIRPLLPESVWVYLDEMNFYK from the coding sequence ATGAAAGTAGGTCTCTATTTTGGTACGTTCAACCCAATTCATGTGGGGCACCTTATCATTGCCAACCACTTTGCAGAACATTCCGATTTGGAAGAGATTTGGTGTGTAGTCACTCCGCAAAATCCCTTTAAAACCAAACAGAGTGTTTTAGACAATCACCAACGCCTAGAAATGGTATATTTAGCCACTAAAGAGTATCCAAAAATAAAGCCCAGCGATATTGAATTTCAACTCCCTCAACCAAACTATACAGTGCACAGCCTTGCTTATTTAGAAGAAAAATACCCCAAGCATGAGTTTGCGCTCATCATGGGAGAGGATAATTTAGCGTCTTTACCTAAATGGAAAAATGCTGAGGTTCTCTTAGACCGTTATCCTATTTATGTCTATCCTCGAAAAATAGAACAATCGTATGCTGCTGTTGATTCAAAAGGAACCATAATAAAAGTAGACGCGCCCATCATTGAGATTTCTTCATCATTCATAAGAAAATCCATAAAATCAGCTAAGAATATAAGACCATTATTGCCAGAATCTGTTTGGGTATATTTAGATGAAATGAATTTTTATAAATAA